CACGTGCATAGTAAACACGCATGCACACACTGATAAACAGACACTCTAGAGACTAGACTCTAGAGTCTAGCCCATACACATACTCGTGCACACAGTACACACACGCACGTACGTTTACGTACGCACATGCACACACGTTCGCACGCTTTGAAGGGCTACACGCACACGTGCAAATAGCAGCGCGTGTGTGCATTTATCCCAATTTATGCACATCGTAGAATTGGCAGACAAacattaacaaattaaatgcaaattaaCTAGATGATATACTATTACATAAACAAtctaaaaagtaaacaaatattattttactcatATGGGTTGACATTAGTTGTGATTTTTgctctaaattattattgctgATAAAAAATTTCTTAATACTAATGATTTTGCAAGACATTATTATCGGCTTTGTCTCCAGATTAGTAATTTAATGATATCCTCACTATAACTAATAACGAAATCAAATATGAGTTTGAAGTGAAAGAAAGAAGTAAACCATTGTCAACATAACTTCCAGCATAGATTAGAAGAATATTCTGGcagaaatatacaaaaatagacTACAGAATATATTCCAACGGGAAACTATTCTACGCATTTCGTTTTGTGGACAATACAGACGGGTGTTTGAATAGCGGATGTTATGAATAGGAAGATTAAATTGCTCTATAGAAATATAGTTGTGGCATactaaatcaaatttgcataACGGAGTATTTGAGTCGTATGTATCCTGTGATTTGAATGTTAtcgaaatattatgttaagggGAAACCGGGAATATTTAGTTGTTGgattacttaaaattttagCTAAAATATTGCTCTTAATAAcatcaattattatgtattgtgtAAAGTCACATCAAAATCAGTGTAGCCATTTCACAGATTTCCCggaaaaaatcaaacaagaGAATACAGAACTTCTCTTCTTCTTCAAACTATTTCAATTCTCAGTCATACAAATAAAGATAACAAGATGAATGTCTTATCAATCAGGTCCCACTAGAGGATCTCCAACAAGCATCCTCTTACCTGGTACAAGCGCTAGAGATCCGCAAGCGTTACATGGAGATGTCCAGCCAGAGCTTCTGCAGCATCACGGCGCGGTTCCTGCGCTCCATCGACCCGGACGGCGCGGCCAACCACACGCCAAGTGTCAAGGTGCCACAGCGGCATATAGCTGGTGAGTATACTTGGCGACTGGGGAAATTTCTTAGGAGATAATTTGGAGAGCTTCAGGTGAACAATATTGTAGAAAATTCCCAGGACTCGGTGAAAAGTGCCCACTTCACCTCGATTTACAAAGGCCTATTTTTCCTTTTGTATTTTGTCCCAAACAAGGATATTAAAAGGGACTTACATTGTTTCTAACTGTAATATTAACAAATCTTAATGATTCGTTAGTCAATGTAGATTCTCATTCCGTTTtgctcataatttttttatgattgaaaTCTCTACTGGACCACAGATTAGATACCTATTAGACTGGACTCttctcaaaaaaaaatctgtcacTTTAGCaacttttcaatttattttcgcTATAAATTCAAAGCCAGGCTTTTCGCTATAATTCTAtcttttgataatatttataaaaccagCCAAAAGTAAAGCTTACACACTAGCTATTTTTCAACCGTACACATTTCTCACAGACCACATAGTACACCCACCGTTCAAGCACGGCCGGGACCCATGGGAGTGTCCCATGCCCGAACCAAAGGGCTACCACATCAAACCACACGAAGGCGTGTACAACCTGTACCGGGACGAAGCGTGCACGGACCGGGTACCGTACGAGTACATCACGTTATCACAGTACATACAGGACAAGAATACTATGTGTACGATGATCGCTGATGGACCACTGTGAGTATAATACTAATCGTGTTTGCTATTCATCTGTCCGTAGTTACACCTAACAACATCAgggtataattttaaagaccttgtgaaatcattttttagctttttagtttctgtgattTGTAAGGACCATCAATTCATTTTTAACTTTTCAGTTTCTTTTATTAGTTGTGACAAACTAACATTGCCCTTGACACGCAATCTCACATTTCCCAGTAACACTTTTCCTCtttgctttatattattacttcaCTATACCTCACATTATCAAACTTCTGACTACTTCCGGTTACCTTTTCCTTTGCTTCCTTTCCTTTCCCCTTCTTTGGCATAGCATAATATCACCCTTTTAACTCCCCTTTTACCATTATTCCTGTatctatacattttaaaagaattacaGAAACTTTAGTGGAAAAGTGTCAATAAATACCCAATTTGTGCACAGGAAATCCTTCTGCTACCGTCGTCTGAGCTACCTCTCATCTAAGTTCCAGTTACACGTGCTACTCAATGAGTTGAGAGAATTGGCTTCACAGAAGGCGGTGCCACATCGtgacttttataatatacggTGAGAAATTATTTCCTATACCttctagaaaataatttaaagaatcGTTTTAATTTCTTCTGTAGCCTAGaagttaaaagaaataaatcaatatggTACTTTTGTTTTGGTTgtagaatatattatgattaacattttaaatgcattaaaaagTTCCTCAATTTCGATAAAAGCTCCACACAAGATTGATATATACGAAAGAGTAGTCTGAATGATGTTCTTGTGAAAATTGTTATTCGGTATTTGCTGATGAATGATGTTCTTGTGAAAATTGTTATTCGGTATTTGCGGTTATTCGGTATTGACTGATTCAATGCAGGAACATGTTTCCACTTGGAGTAAAAGTTGAATCCCACTTGGAGTAAAAGTTTGATCCACTTGGAGTAAAAATTGGaagtttattgaattattattgatcCTATACCTATGGTTATTTATTGATTCATTCTTAATCTTATCTATGCAGGAAAGTTGACACTCACATTCACGCAGCATCGTGTATGAACCAGAAACACTTGCTGCGTTTCATCAAGAAGACTTTGAAGAACCACGCCGATGAAGTAAGGAAATTGTGTTCTGATTCGTATGTTCTAAGCATTTAGGTCTAGTTTCAGTTGCTCctcaaaatcaaatcaaatatctttattttgctcgTATATTGTTAATAAGTTgctagaaataatatttttattacataaactgCCATAGTAAATTAggtgcatttttttaattaattcatatacaaaattactgtaatttatttaattatctctAACCTACTAAAATATCTTGCTCTTACAGGTGGTAACACTACACAAGGGAACTCCAATGACATTAAAGGCAGTGTTCCAGTCCATGAACCTCAGTACTTATGATCTTACTGTTGACATGCTGGATGTACATGCGGTTAGTTTCTATaacttaatattacaaagaagATGTGactgtttgtgtgtttgtaatCATTGAATAGGcttcaaacaaaaatgtttgaaCAAATGTCCTATAAAGAATACATTTGATCATGTGATGATTTTCAGCAAAGTGTTCCACATATGAAGAAAAGAGATGTACTTATTTCCTACTCGCTTCTCTGTATAGCGCCGTCCCTTTGTTTGTCACGTTGTTCGGCAGACGTGTGGATGGCCTATATAAAGAATCGATTGATGTTTCAtatggttgagatggttgttttaaacatctcaatagatggcgtggattctttaaaaattaatatgctatcaaaaactaaatatcaaataattttaacttattcACATTTACAGCTAACTTAATTAACTTATTTCCCTTACCCAGGACCGTAACACATTCCATCGCTTCGACAAGTTCAACGCCAAGTACAACCCCATCGGTGAGAGCAGACTGCGTGAGGTTTTCCTCAAGACAGATAATTATATGAACGGGAAGTACTTCGCTAGGATCATAAAGGTATGTGTTTTTTGGGATTTGCTTATTAAGAATTGGGACGATATTAAGGTTTATTTCCCAATCgtgaaaactttatttttggcAAAATTTGTTAGCAATTGTTGTTTTTAACAGATTTTATTAaagactagctgcgcttcgcagtttcacccgcattgctccgctcctgtttgtcttagcgtaatgataagcccatagctttcctcgataaatgggatatctaacaccgaaattttcaaatcggaccagttcctgagattagcgcgttcagacaaacaaactcttcagctttataatattagtatagatttaaaactGTGATATTGCAGGAAGTAGCATCAGATCTAGAGGAGAGCAAGTACCAGAACGCTGAATTACGTTTGTCAATCTACGGCAAGAGCCCCAGCGAGTGGGCCAAGTTGGCCAAGTGGGCCATCCAGTACGACGTGTACTCGAACAACGTGCGCTGGCTCATACAGATCCCGCGCTTGTAGTGAGTAgcttacttataaaatattgaatttgatattttttattgaaacgctaatttaaatttataaagaactagtggtccgccccggcttcgcccgtggtacatatttcgcaataaaaggtagcctatgtcctttctcgggtatcaaaatatctctataccaaattcaatgcaaattggttcagtagataaggcttgattgagtaacagacagacagacaggcagaattactttcgcatttataatattagtatggatagaaAGAAATCGATCACGGGTGGCTCAGTTGTTCAGGCGTGGGCGGACGCTTGACCAAGGATTGGCGTGAAAggcgagtcccgcctcgtgatcgatttttatttattctttattttatatttattaaatctttttaaagtATCTTTAGACGtggttttgaatatttatcgTCATCATCGTCGTCATCATCAACACCATCACCATCACCATCAACACAACCACCACCCGAATCCTAGGAAAGccaacttttaataataagaaaaaaatatataactaccGGCTGAATTGATAACcacctccttttttttgaagtcggttaaaaaagcGGTGCCCTTACGCACAAGCGGTTAACCGCGTTAAGTGCGTAAGGACACTTTaggtgccgagcacacgtgtcaaaaatgaaacttctttggcaagattaaaagataccaaaatcgtcgccttactccatgacgtgacattattgccatgacgtgacttgaaaattttactctctACGCACCTAAAGaactttaaaaactttaattccCTAAATACTaatgtcatattatttcttCTCTTTACAGTGATATCTTCAAGTCGAACAAGATAATGAACAACTTCCAAGAGTTCCTCAGCAACATCTTCCAGCCGCTGTTCGAGGTCACCAACGACCCGAACAGCAATCTGGAGTTGCACAAATTCCTTACTGTAAGTATTTAAGGGTATTcttaaattaactttagtgaaaaaaagtttgagaagtgtgaaaaatttacaaatgtgGAAGGATTAGTTAGTAAGTTAGAgtatgtttttatgaaaaggaATTTCTAAGCTTAAAAATGACAGATTTATACGTgcctaataatttatatagagtgaaaattaaaaaaatgaatatgataattttatttcgtaGACACGAATTTTAGCATTACTGCTTTTCCTCTTATTTCATTCTATTTCGGCATAGCTTTTCTCTTCTGTTCCTTTCGACGTAGGTCTGTTTTATCTGTTTAgttgtgtgtttgtgtttgtgatTTATATGATTAATGATGATTCTGTAACACTTTATCGCACAGCACGTGGTGGGGTTCGACAGCGTGGACGACGAGTCGAAGCCGATGTTGCTATACTTGTATATCTATAAAGCGTGTGACGCTCATCTGCGTGTCTGTGGGTTAGATCCACtatttttgtgtgtgtgtgtgtatgtcaACTAtctaacataattatattacacaGCACGTGGTGGGGTTCGACAGCGTGGACGGCGAGTACGATGCTGTGATgttttgtatatatgtattgtGGTGTTTTATCTGTTtaggtgtgtgtgtgtgtgtgtgtgtgtgtgtgtgtgtgtgtgtgtgtgtgtgtgtgtgtgtgtgtgtgtgtgtattttatccagtttgtctgtatgtataaCATGTTCAAATCGCCCAGCACGTGGTGGGGTTCGACAGCGTGGACGACGAGTCGAAGCCGGAGAACCCGATGCTGGACGCGGAGGTGCGGCCCCCAGCTCGTTGGGACGACGACGAGAACCCGCCCTATGCGTACTATCTCTACTATATGTACTCCAATATCACCGTGCTCAATCATTTCCGCAAGTTAGtgttgctttttttaatataaatgtaaatttttgtgAAGTCTTAGCATAATATAATGGATTGGTTGGATAATACCATTCAAGTCATTTACTTTACCTTCATAACCTCTAGCTAAATGCCTCATTTTCAGGCAGATTGCAAGAAAAATCagatatttaaagaaaaaatttaCCTGTAATTTTGCTTGGTCTATTGATGTTACTTTACCGTGCTCAACCATTTTGATATTAGATTCAGTTATACAGCTTGTTGGATGAAACAAAAGATTcataatagttatttttatgtatacgTGGAAAGATTTACAGTTCAGCATATAAAGTAACAAGGCAATTCAGCAtagtgtttataattaaacttttcGAATGGCCGTTTTACATCACGTATACTTTtacaattatgtaatatttttttaaactacccTCACATTATAATAGATCGGAAAATATAATTCGTACCACAATAGCCAATAGACGATAGCCGAGTAATTTGGTAATTTGGTAATAAATGGTATTGTAATTTTTCAGAGAGCAAGGTCTAAACACATTTGTACTCCGACCGCATTGTGGCGAGGCGGGTCCTGTACAGCATTTAGTATGCGGCTTCATGCTCGCTGAGAACATTTCCCACGGCCTATTGCTTAGAAAGGTAAGAATTTATAGTCTATCGCATGTtggaataatttaagattttgGTTTAAAGaaggtttaaatttatataggtGTATATGTCGAGCTTGTAGTTTATCTTATTTTGGATTTGATAGAGTATCTTTTTTAAGAGAATATAGgtggataatattatatcgtagGTGGACGGAATTTTTAATAAGGCAACACTTTCCTCTACTATTTGTAGAGGAAAGTGTTGccttattaaaaattgtattatactATTACTATATTTATCAGTTATTAGTTCATCACATCAGCCTATTCCCGTCCACGGCCGAACGAAAGCCTCTCctaattattacttaatattactATTTTCCTCAGGTGCCCGTACTCCAGTACCTATACTACCTAGCGCAGATCTACATCGCAATGTCGCCGCTCAGCAACAACTCGCTGTTCC
The Colias croceus chromosome 18, ilColCroc2.1 genome window above contains:
- the LOC123699499 gene encoding AMP deaminase 2 isoform X1 is translated as MAAGFVGSTKSFPFSFDVDVDEDDVGRSTPHLNKRIGSESPTSAVGAEAPRELPNELSAPYEVPQFPIEQIEKKLLIQRQLNVKAAECGQSARSFAGSEAGGAAAVFEEAARLRDDDDMDVILPHFQRVAISGEDTSGVPLEDLQQASSYLVQALEIRKRYMEMSSQSFCSITARFLRSIDPDGAANHTPSVKVPQRHIADHIVHPPFKHGRDPWECPMPEPKGYHIKPHEGVYNLYRDEACTDRVPYEYITLSQYIQDKNTMCTMIADGPLKSFCYRRLSYLSSKFQLHVLLNELRELASQKAVPHRDFYNIRKVDTHIHAASCMNQKHLLRFIKKTLKNHADEVVTLHKGTPMTLKAVFQSMNLSTYDLTVDMLDVHADRNTFHRFDKFNAKYNPIGESRLREVFLKTDNYMNGKYFARIIKEVASDLEESKYQNAELRLSIYGKSPSEWAKLAKWAIQYDVYSNNVRWLIQIPRLYDIFKSNKIMNNFQEFLSNIFQPLFEVTNDPNSNLELHKFLTHVVGFDSVDDESKPENPMLDAEVRPPARWDDDENPPYAYYLYYMYSNITVLNHFRKEQGLNTFVLRPHCGEAGPVQHLVCGFMLAENISHGLLLRKVPVLQYLYYLAQIYIAMSPLSNNSLFLNYHRNPLPEFLARGLCITLSTDDPLQFHFTKEPLMEEYSIAAQVWKLSSCDMCELARNSVLMSGFPHEMKQYWLGPNYTKEGVAGNDITRTNVPDIRVSFRYETILDELTNIFKARQSFRQLRNDAKSPTLPTPNVNAPIVSLKRPSLV
- the LOC123699499 gene encoding AMP deaminase 2 isoform X4 → MAAGFVGSTKSFPFSFDVDVDEDDVGRSTPHLNKRIGSESPTSAVGAEAPRELPNELSAPYEVPQFPIEQIEKKLLIQRQLNVKAAECGQSARSFAGSEAGGAAAVFEEAARLRDDDDMDVILPHFQRVAISGEDTSGVPLEDLQQASSYLVQALEIRKRYMEMSSQSFCSITARFLRSIDPDGAANHTPSVKVPQRHIADHIVHPPFKHGRDPWECPMPEPKGYHIKPHEGVYNLYRDEACTDRVPYEYITLSQYIQDKNTMCTMIADGPLKSFCYRRLSYLSSKFQLHVLLNELRELASQKAVPHRDFYNIRKVDTHIHAASCMNQKHLLRFIKKTLKNHADEVVTLHKGTPMTLKAVFQSMNLSTYDLTVDMLDVHADRNTFHRFDKFNAKYNPIGESRLREVFLKTDNYMNGKYFARIIKEVASDLEESKYQNAELRLSIYGKSPSEWAKLAKWAIQYDVYSNNVRWLIQIPRLYDIFKSNKIMNNFQEFLSNIFQPLFEVTNDPNSNLELHKFLTHVVGFDSVDDESKPENPMLDAEVRPPARWDDDENPPYAYYLYYMYSNITVLNHFRKEQGLNTFVLRPHCGEAGPVQHLVCGFMLAENISHGLLLRKVPVLQYLYYLAQIYIAMSPLSNNSLFLNYHRNPLPEFLARGLCITLSTDDPLQFHFTKEPLMEEYSIAAQVWKLSSCDMCELARNSVLMSGFPHEMKQYWLGPNYTKEGVAGNDITRTNVPDIRVSFRYETILDELTNIFKIKRSGTPIPY
- the LOC123699499 gene encoding AMP deaminase 2 isoform X5, whose translation is MAAGFVGSTKSFPFSFDVDVDEDDVGRSTPHLNKRIGSESPTSAVGAEAPRELPNELSAPYEVPQFPIEQIEKKLLIQRQLNVKAAECGQSARSFAGSEAGGAAAVFEEAARLRDDDDMDVILPHFQRVAISGEDTSGVPLEDLQQASSYLVQALEIRKRYMEMSSQSFCSITARFLRSIDPDGAANHTPSVKVPQRHIADHIVHPPFKHGRDPWECPMPEPKGYHIKPHEGVYNLYRDEACTDRVPYEYITLSQYIQDKNTMCTMIADGPLKSFCYRRLSYLSSKFQLHVLLNELRELASQKAVPHRDFYNIRKVDTHIHAASCMNQKHLLRFIKKTLKNHADEVVTLHKGTPMTLKAVFQSMNLSTYDLTVDMLDVHADRNTFHRFDKFNAKYNPIGESRLREVFLKTDNYMNGKYFARIIKEVASDLEESKYQNAELRLSIYGKSPSEWAKLAKWAIQYDVYSNNVRWLIQIPRLYDIFKSNKIMNNFQEFLSNIFQPLFEVTNDPNSNLELHKFLTHVVGFDSVDDESKPENPMLDAEVRPPARWDDDENPPYAYYLYYMYSNITVLNHFRKEQGLNTFVLRPHCGEAGPVQHLVCGFMLAENISHGLLLRKVPVLQYLYYLAQIYIAMSPLSNNSLFLNYHRNPLPEFLARGLCITLSTDDPLQFHFTKEPLMEEYSIAAQVWKLSSCDMCELARNSVLMSGFPHEMKQYWLGPNYTKEGVAGNDITRTNVPDIRVSFRYETILDELTNIFKEGMSTRH
- the LOC123699499 gene encoding AMP deaminase 2 isoform X2, with the translated sequence MYSFDKDLWHVRGRSRSGTGEQTPENRSESPTSAVGAEAPRELPNELSAPYEVPQFPIEQIEKKLLIQRQLNVKAAECGQSARSFAGSEAGGAAAVFEEAARLRDDDDMDVILPHFQRVAISGEDTSGVPLEDLQQASSYLVQALEIRKRYMEMSSQSFCSITARFLRSIDPDGAANHTPSVKVPQRHIADHIVHPPFKHGRDPWECPMPEPKGYHIKPHEGVYNLYRDEACTDRVPYEYITLSQYIQDKNTMCTMIADGPLKSFCYRRLSYLSSKFQLHVLLNELRELASQKAVPHRDFYNIRKVDTHIHAASCMNQKHLLRFIKKTLKNHADEVVTLHKGTPMTLKAVFQSMNLSTYDLTVDMLDVHADRNTFHRFDKFNAKYNPIGESRLREVFLKTDNYMNGKYFARIIKEVASDLEESKYQNAELRLSIYGKSPSEWAKLAKWAIQYDVYSNNVRWLIQIPRLYDIFKSNKIMNNFQEFLSNIFQPLFEVTNDPNSNLELHKFLTHVVGFDSVDDESKPENPMLDAEVRPPARWDDDENPPYAYYLYYMYSNITVLNHFRKEQGLNTFVLRPHCGEAGPVQHLVCGFMLAENISHGLLLRKVPVLQYLYYLAQIYIAMSPLSNNSLFLNYHRNPLPEFLARGLCITLSTDDPLQFHFTKEPLMEEYSIAAQVWKLSSCDMCELARNSVLMSGFPHEMKQYWLGPNYTKEGVAGNDITRTNVPDIRVSFRYETILDELTNIFKARQSFRQLRNDAKSPTLPTPNVNAPIVSLKRPSLV
- the LOC123699499 gene encoding AMP deaminase 2 isoform X6, with product MFGSKVDCQRWIRHNRAAECGQSARSFAGSEAGGAAAVFEEAARLRDDDDMDVILPHFQRVAISGEDTSGVPLEDLQQASSYLVQALEIRKRYMEMSSQSFCSITARFLRSIDPDGAANHTPSVKVPQRHIADHIVHPPFKHGRDPWECPMPEPKGYHIKPHEGVYNLYRDEACTDRVPYEYITLSQYIQDKNTMCTMIADGPLKSFCYRRLSYLSSKFQLHVLLNELRELASQKAVPHRDFYNIRKVDTHIHAASCMNQKHLLRFIKKTLKNHADEVVTLHKGTPMTLKAVFQSMNLSTYDLTVDMLDVHADRNTFHRFDKFNAKYNPIGESRLREVFLKTDNYMNGKYFARIIKEVASDLEESKYQNAELRLSIYGKSPSEWAKLAKWAIQYDVYSNNVRWLIQIPRLYDIFKSNKIMNNFQEFLSNIFQPLFEVTNDPNSNLELHKFLTHVVGFDSVDDESKPENPMLDAEVRPPARWDDDENPPYAYYLYYMYSNITVLNHFRKEQGLNTFVLRPHCGEAGPVQHLVCGFMLAENISHGLLLRKVPVLQYLYYLAQIYIAMSPLSNNSLFLNYHRNPLPEFLARGLCITLSTDDPLQFHFTKEPLMEEYSIAAQVWKLSSCDMCELARNSVLMSGFPHEMKQYWLGPNYTKEGVAGNDITRTNVPDIRVSFRYETILDELTNIFKARQSFRQLRNDAKSPTLPTPNVNAPIVSLKRPSLV
- the LOC123699499 gene encoding AMP deaminase 2 isoform X3, whose amino-acid sequence is MSSRGLQDGSRSPMIITDSFFDDGGSESPTSAVGAEAPRELPNELSAPYEVPQFPIEQIEKKLLIQRQLNVKAAECGQSARSFAGSEAGGAAAVFEEAARLRDDDDMDVILPHFQRVAISGEDTSGVPLEDLQQASSYLVQALEIRKRYMEMSSQSFCSITARFLRSIDPDGAANHTPSVKVPQRHIADHIVHPPFKHGRDPWECPMPEPKGYHIKPHEGVYNLYRDEACTDRVPYEYITLSQYIQDKNTMCTMIADGPLKSFCYRRLSYLSSKFQLHVLLNELRELASQKAVPHRDFYNIRKVDTHIHAASCMNQKHLLRFIKKTLKNHADEVVTLHKGTPMTLKAVFQSMNLSTYDLTVDMLDVHADRNTFHRFDKFNAKYNPIGESRLREVFLKTDNYMNGKYFARIIKEVASDLEESKYQNAELRLSIYGKSPSEWAKLAKWAIQYDVYSNNVRWLIQIPRLYDIFKSNKIMNNFQEFLSNIFQPLFEVTNDPNSNLELHKFLTHVVGFDSVDDESKPENPMLDAEVRPPARWDDDENPPYAYYLYYMYSNITVLNHFRKEQGLNTFVLRPHCGEAGPVQHLVCGFMLAENISHGLLLRKVPVLQYLYYLAQIYIAMSPLSNNSLFLNYHRNPLPEFLARGLCITLSTDDPLQFHFTKEPLMEEYSIAAQVWKLSSCDMCELARNSVLMSGFPHEMKQYWLGPNYTKEGVAGNDITRTNVPDIRVSFRYETILDELTNIFKARQSFRQLRNDAKSPTLPTPNVNAPIVSLKRPSLV